The window ACTTTTTCTCGCTGGCCATTAAGCTGGTGCCTACTGCCGTTGCTTATGCTGTTTGGACAGCCGTTACCCTTGTACTCATCAAAATTGCCGAGATGGCCATCTTTCACCAGAAACTATCCTGGATGGAGGTTTTTTTTATGACGCTGATTATGACCGGTATTTTAGGGTTAAAGTTTTTTGGGGCGGAAGTGAAATAAGGTAGCTCTAAAATTGAGGGGGCCATGCCTCTATACAGATTTGTCATGCGGGTAGTAAAATTTGGCGAAACTCTGAAGGGAGAACAATCAAAAATAAACGACTGTCATCCTGAGGAACGAAGGATCTATTCGCGAACTTTTTTGGCGGTTATGCATGGCGTAGAATAGATCCTTCGCTATCGCTCAGGATGACAGAAAAAGAAACATGTCATTGGTAGGTACGAAGGATCTATTCGCGAACTTTTCTAACGGTCATGCACGGCTGATAGATCCTTCGTACCTCAGGATGGCAGGAAAATAGGATACGTCATTTGTAACTTGTTTCAGCACCCAACATGCTAAGTGTGCTTTATGCGGGCTTAGCACATCCCCCAACAATTACCGCTGAATACTATTGTTATAAGCATCAGCCAACAGTT is drawn from Mucilaginibacter ginsenosidivorax and contains these coding sequences:
- a CDS encoding DMT family transporter, translating into MAWIYLIIAAAFEAAWTFSLKFMKFSDLKALRWHSALSLQYGLPVWLPFAGYILFGIGNIYFFSLAIKLVPTAVAYAVWTAVTLVLIKIAEMAIFHQKLSWMEVFFMTLIMTGILGLKFFGAEVK